Genomic window (Dasypus novemcinctus isolate mDasNov1 chromosome 10, mDasNov1.1.hap2, whole genome shotgun sequence):
AAGTATGATGAAGATGATGTCGAATCCAAGTATACTGAAAGCCACAAATAATCCAAAGATCTTATTTATCCGAACATCATCGGCTGCCAACTTCACGACAGCCATGTGCTCACAGTATGAATGGAAGACCACAGTGGTCCAGTAAAATTTGACCCGGCATTTGATGAGGATGATACATGGAGTGGCAAGAAGGGCAGCTCTGAGTGTCACCCCAACCCCAATCTGAGTAAGAAGTTGGTGTGTAAAAATGGTTGCATGTCTCAGGGGATCACAGATTGCCACATAGCGGTCCAGGGCCATGGCCAGCAGAATACCTGACTCAATACCCTGAAAGGTGTGGATGAACCACATCTGCAAGAGACAGGCTTCAAAATAGATCTCTGCTAGATGGAACCAGAAGATGCCTAGCATTTTAGGTACGATGCATGTGCTGAGAGCAATGTCTGTTGCTCCAAGCATTGCCAGGAAGAGATACATCGGCTCATGGAGGCTGCGCTCAGATTTGATGATGACCAGGAGCAAGGAATTCCCAAATAGAGCAAAGATGTACACAGTACAGAAAGGAATCCCAATCCAGAACTGCACAGACTCCAAGCCAGGGATTCCAATCAGGGTCAGCAAGGAGGGCATGAAGACTGTGCCATTGAGCTTGAACATGCTGGTTTACAGTTAATTTTTAAAGCTGTCAGTATATATTAGGcctctttcttctgtttgctgATCTTACCTAGATTTAGAAAATCAGAGGTTGATTGCGGTTTCAAAGGACATTTGTCCAGCATAACTTTTATTGGGGGGACAattaaatgtataaaagtttTAATATAGGAACTCCCAAAatattttggtttctttgtctcCTTCTCCCTGTCTCCATGCCCACACTCTTAAGACACACAAAGGCAAACACTTAACACACATgtcaacacacatgcacaccctcACTATGGAGGAAAGAAACTCATACTTAGTGAGAAAGTATGTTTAGTGGGTCATCACTTAAAAACCTATCTCAATGAGTATCATCTTGTTTTCTAAGTTAATAGAATTTGGAGATGTAGCTGATGTTCtacataaatttcttctttgtgtgCTTGCTCTAaaacatgcattcattcattaagGCAGAaaggtagaaggaaaaaaaaaattacaaaaggaaCACATTATTTCGGGAACTATTCCAGGTACTGGGAAATAAGTTGTAAAGAAGGGCCTCAATGAGTCAAATGCTTTAACTGTGCACATTATAAAGCTCATTTCTAAAAGATATGCATGTGGGGCAGACAAATGAGGTTGTAAGAGAATATTTAAAGCAGGCCTTTATGTTTGAGTTTAAATCTAAGGAAATCCTTTAATTAAATTGTGGGGACCCAAGGCCCCCTCTAAGTCCTCAGCAGGTAGATGCCTAAGTGACCTAGGCTTAAGTTAAAGTTTAGTAatgctgggaggtgggggagagaatGTCTTAAAACAAATCTCCTCTAAGCAGTAAAACTTCCTTCCTGAGATACATCACCAGACAGCCTGTTTGTGCAACTCATGTAACTTTCGCAGAAATTCTGGATGTCTTTGTCCTGAAACCTCTTATAATCCCCCTCCTTTTCCCACTTCTTTGCAGAGTGCTAACTTCATTCATACTTTGACCCACCACTGTCAAAGATTCTCTCCTGTCAgcaagtcccaataaagcttatgactgactaaatgccaggtgtgtccTTTTTGTTTCTCAGCCTCATCATCCTGTGCCCTTCAGAAGTTGGGCTGTAACATAAAACTTCACATTAGCTATACATTTCTCTGTCAGACTAAAACATGGACATGGATATCACCTTGAAATATTCTGCATCTCATACTATCATATACAAGTTACTTATCATAAACGTGTGACCTGACAAATCTCTCATTCTGATATCTAGAATATTGTCTTTTAATGTACCtgacatattttttttccaatgcCATTGCACATTCTTCCTGATTTACACCCTGCTCTCATTTTACATCCATTAGCTACTCTATTGCCACTTGATACAATATCTCTGCTTCTTTAACTATGTTTCCTTTCCTAAAATACTGATCTTTTGAGAATATATTCAACATTTCAAACAGGGATAGTCAACTCTGAAAAAGGGTGCCACTAACATTTATGGTATTCTGAATCTCCCTAATATCCagccatttttattaaaaacttcATCTCATTCTTCTAACTCTCTATAATTATACCCTCTCTCagacataaaataataattataacttTAGAATCTCTCAACTCCTTTCCTCCCCACACCCCGCCCCCCAACCCCCTATTACCAGAAACAAATGACTCTCTTCTCCTTTTACTCGTTAATTTTTCCTAgttatattctgattttttgtttgtttattgactTTTGCTCACACTCATGTATTTTAAGGATATATAGTATAATTATTGCTTACCTACTgacaaatatttttacatattttatgtgCATTTTGTTTTACCAAAAGTTGTGCTCTCCTCCTGATAACATTCTCTATCACCTCTTTTATTTATGGTTATAATTCTGACATGAGTCACTTAAATTAGCCAAATTTATGATTTTTCAAATTGAAACAGTAAGCATTTTGCCTCCACTTTACTGGGAAAAAATCAAGCTCTATtaaccaaacaaaataaaccttTAAGGGTTCTTCTTAATTGATATCCTTACATTGTTGgacattattttctctttaaattaatGCTTTGTTTTTGTTACCACATTCTGTTCTAGTAGTCTTCCTGTCTCAAAATGGCCTTTCTTGCTTTATCTGACTCCTTTTACCTTTTTGACATCATAAAGTCCATTGACAACTATGTTcatctctgtgtttctctttctgCTCATTTATTATGTTCTCTAGTAATATTGGCCAGTCCTATAGTTTCACTAACCGCTAATTATAGATAAATGAATATTGCCTCTCCATTAATACACCCTGATCACAGGACAAATATAGCAAGGTGTTAAAGAGTTATACCTTGATGGGAAAcaaaaatgggttgtctttctaCTTCTAATGATAGATGGTGGAAAACCTCATTTTTGACTGACTATGCCAGTTTGGGAAAATCCCTCATCTTCAGGGAAAAGGAGTATAAAAATTGATTTGGGCCTGAGATTCAAGTATCCCTTTCCATTCATGCAGTCACTGTATCACAGTAGGTTTGGTACTATTACACAGAGATCCTTTATCATGTATAATTACatatgaaaaacatgaaaaagaaaacaaaacaaaaacacctcaaTTGCTCTTTAAAAAGTGGATAATGTGCCATTCTCTAAAATGCAGTCATATATTCATAGAAACAAATTTAGTATGTGTTATTAACATTATTGCTATTTTTACCTTTTACTTAAGCAGCTTTATGACTTACCACTTACAAGGAAATGTAACTTAGAGTTCTGCAAATTCTATTAGAATTTTCTAccttttcttttatacttttctctgcttataatattgtttcttttAGATACTTTTCATGCTCCCATATCTTTACCATCATTCAACTCTCAGCTCAAACACTGCTTATTCTATGAAGCATCTCCTATTAGCATTAGGCATAATTCAAAATTCCTCCTTTCTGCCATAAGTGTAAGACAATGACTGCTTATTAAATGTATGCTAGTGGCAACTAATTATTTAATCTGCATTTTATTATTCTACAACAAAAATGTTCATTCAAATACAATTTTTCTGTTGCCAGGTATATATCTgcacaaagaaggaaaataagtattaggaaaaataaagaagtagTCTAGGAAAAATTCTAATAATCTTAATATCTTGAAGTATAAACGTCCTGTTTTTCATTGCAGCATTGCTTTCATACACTCACCTGAGTTagaatacatacatatttttgtaAAAGATCTGATGAGATTCTCCAAGGgtgagagaagaaaaatggtgAAAAATGCTCACAAAACCAGAAAGAAATCAGTACTACTTGTTCACACTCCTATGTCCTACATCAAATCCTGATACCTGAAGTATTGTTTTCCCTTTAAGAAACTTCTCAAAATGGCTCTTTTTGCAAAATTAGAATGGGTAATTTTATACACTCCCCTTAGATACTTTCTAAACATTTATCTATCTTGATCTTAAAGGCATCTTAAATCTTCAACCCTTTTATGTGCATACACTGACATATTAGTATAACAATACATACAGTTATAAAGAAAGCCTTTCCAGTGAGACAAATATAGGACAAACATAGAACCTGCAGTTGGTCAAGACTATGATGCAATTCTCATGAGAAATGGAAGAGTGATGAATCATCTTTTCTGTAGTCCAAACACTTTAATCTCTCTCCTACCACCTTAAAAATTTTGATATGGggatgaatatataaaaataaatctaaggcCCCTTGGGCTCCATTTGAAATCTCTTTGACTCTTATTCCTCCGCTCAGTTTCAGCAGAAGAAATACTGACCTTGGGCTACCCTTTAGGCTTGAGTTAATAACAAATGGGCTAAGAGATGCCATtataaactaaagaaaatatatttttgaatttgaagTTAATGAATGAAGAGGAGTTCAACTCCACTtccaaaatattcagagattcGTAATTCAATTTCATGAttctgagagagggaagtggaAACAGAATATCCTTCCCAACAAGACCTGATCTAAAACCCTTCATCTATCTCCTTGAACCCATGGAATTTTACACATATGTCTTTTAGTTACAGAAATCAATCTGGTGGTGGTCAATTTTGAGCAACTGATATTAGACAAGTCCCAATATCTAGAACTGACTACTCAGTCTTCCATATGAACTGgctgaaacatttttattgtggTTATAACACAAAATATATGTGGATGGAATTCAACTATCTGGAAACTTCTTACCTTTCACTTTTATCATTTAACACTCTAAATTTCTAAAAAGGTGATCTAATGAATATAATGAatcattgaaaaaaatatataaccctTTTGGATTTCATTTTACCTTCAAAAATATTATACTCATTTGTCAATTTTTCACGTAAGTCTAGCCAAAATTTGTTTTTGCAATATTTTCGTATTTCTAGATATGACCTTTCTTGCATAAACTACATCAAAAAGTCAGTGCCTAAAATTTTCTGTCTCCACTTCTTTATAGTGCAGTAAGAAATTAAAGACACTCTGAAAGAAGGTACTGGATCCTGCCAGGGTTTTTTGACTGATTTCCTAATCAAAGTAATATCCCTGAGGTAAATGCAGctgcaaaagcaaaacaaattaatttagtgctatatttaatgttttctaaAATCAATTTTTATAATGCAGGTACATATATAGGATTTTTATAATgcaattgcatttatttatttctacatatATCACAGTTTATATACTATTTACTATATGGTCTTATAAAATACAAgaataatacatacatatatgtgtgtgtgtgtgtgtcactgATGAGCTTAGATTTCATCTGGAAGAAACAAATGTGTCGGTAGCATGCATATAATAAAGAGGAACTTAAAGCCTTAAATTGCTAGTGTACTGTGGGATTCTAGGAATATATTTGATCTGTTAAACGAAAaacattctttgttttttctcgTAGTCAATATGCAGTATCAAAGTACTATGTCTTTGCTTAAAATGTTTATCTAACTGAAACAAATTTTCACTTTTCCATGGGTAAAAATCATTCCCCTTAGACTTAACATTGTAACATTGTCTATAAAATGTTTTTACTTACTTTCCCATTGCCACCTTAGTAAACTACCAATAAATAAAAGtatgaaaattataatttataatatttcCTGTTAACATCATCCAATTTACAGTTTGTCAGTATGGCCATAAATCCACCAAGCCACGACTTGAGCAACAACCAATGATTCTATAATATATACCTCTCTGAAAGAATGCCATGTACATACCACCCAGGACATTTGGGAAACTGGAAGTTTAGGCAGTGTTTTGAGTTGATCATTATATCTGGGAATGTTTTTGCATAAAtcaaaaacattataaaaaagaaaaatctataatAATATTTAGATGAGATAGCATTTAAAGTTGTGGAATAAAACTAGGCATTATAAATCAGAATTAGTATAATCCAGAATTTTTGAAATCATGTTATCTTAAGGCTCCCACCAAGGAAGAGGAAAACTCATTTGAAGAGGTACAAGTTTCTGGGTTGGCAAGATTAGCTCTATAGGGTTTGTTTTATCATTTGAAGATAGTGTGAGAGTTGGAGAACCAGGACCGTTAAGAGATTACAGCAAATTCTGGAAATAGAGCACACTGTCAGTGAGAGGGTCCTTTTCAATGAGAATTCCATTATTGGGTTCTAAAGCATTGTGAAAACAGATGCTTCAGATCttgtcttcttcttcttcttcttcttcttcttcttcttcttcttcttcttcttcttcttcttcttcttcttcttttcttttaatgctacattaaaaaaatatgagatccctatataccccccaccccacccatcccacccctcccacatcaacaaccttttccatcatcacagcacatccactgcacctggtgaatacatactggagcaccactgcaccaaatgtacagtggtccacattgtagtccacactctccccccaatgggccacggcaggacacacaatggctggcatctgtcccttcagtaccacccaggacaactccaaatcctgaaaatgccccacaccatatctctttttcgatctccctaccatcagcagccattgtggccaccctctccacatcactactacaatttcttcccttattaatcacaatagttccccagcagaacatcagtaagttCACTGCAATCCttattctattcctccagcctgtgaaccctgggatggttatgtccagtcccccttgacatcaagtgggggcttagattccacatggatgatggatgcagttctcctgctcgcagctgtaggcactcttggtttcctggtgtggtggttgatgcTTTTCATCTCCTTGTCAGCTGGCCaatgtaagtccaacaaaccagagggtaagagccacaagtctgctaaggcccagggcctggccatcacatggacagtctggagattcaggtctccctgagtatacaccaacccaaatgtcaaccaaaggtctggtaaaagtaacagaagaggcatgtgtataaaggttatatctgagtccaactccatcacactcaggaacacaaactccaaagtagggccaactgacatggccctgaactccagagccatctgccatggccacagaacctgtgggtctctgcagccctcaggagaaccagcatctgggtttccatctaccttggctgtctctggtacgctgctgaagtgtgcataagtgcaacccttctgatgaccacccaactcttttttggagactcatagccatagaaactcacttgtcttttccatttctcccttttatccaaagtcaaaaagcagtttttaacacctgatattacatggaggctgagatattctgctggtctgagttgacccttttattcaaggttgttttctagttatatcaccagttggtgcttggtagtaatccctcagcaccaggaaggctcatccccgggagtcatgtcccatgctggggggaaggcaatgcatctacatgctgagtttggcttagacagtggccacatttgagcaacatggaggctctcaggaaataactctttACCTCAAAGTGGTTTCCATCTAGTTGGAGGCCAATGATACAGACACAAAGAAAGTGCACAATACTAAGGCCTTAAAttcagggggggaggggggaaatcaGCTGATAAACTCAAGATCACTGAAATGGAAACTGAAACATCTGTTGACCCATAGAATTGAGGTTGTAGACCAAATCCTTTCTGCTACTTGATTGTATTTAGAGTTTCTTATTCTGTATTAACCAGTGTCAGCACTATTCCAGGCATTGGAAATATGAAGATGAATTAGATAAGTTCCTTTTCTTAGATCCCTATTTGTAGCTTCCAACAGGATATCTGTAATAGGAAGTCCTATTttcctaataaaatattttctaagtggATGTTCTTGCACTTATTTCTCCACCCAGACAATTCCTGAAAACTCCTTAGCTTAGTGAGTAATATACCGACTCACTGAAACCAATAAGAGAGTCATTTCAAGTCATAGAGTATTTACTAAGAAACATATGTATGCTAAAATATACAAGAAATTAAGGGATAAATTATTAGTTACTAAACATCCAGTATAAGTCCCCAATACTACTGAAGGAAACAAGCCAAATGTCTATAAActaatgaacagataaataaaatgtggcatatccatgtgctgcagtttgatacggttatgaattccaaaaatagatgttggattatgtttgtaatctgatctgtcccCACCTAGGGGTGGGCACTCACcaataaaaggcatgacaaaagacagaattaggggtttttgatgttggagtttgatgctgaagctttaagcagGAGCCCTGAAAAGTAAGCTCACTGAGGAAAAAGAGGCAAGCCCCAGTAAgtctgaactcttgcagacataggcatccatcttgctccaacacgttaaaatagactttggagagggaagtagcttatactttatggcctggtatctgtaagctcctaccccaaataaataccttttataaaaaccagtcaatttctggtattttgcatcagcacccctttggctgactaatacaccatgcaAGGAcgtactattcagcaataaaaaggaatgaaatatagATACATCTACAAAAGGGATGAGCATCAAAAACATTATGGTCAACTAAAGAAGTGAGACACAAAGGAACACAATCTTATAATTCTACTTGTATAATATATTCAGATTGGAAAATATATGAAGACAGAAAATAGTTGATTGGGATGGGAATAGAGAGTTATTACAAATGAGTTTCttttttgggtgatggaaatgttttaaaattaaattattgtgATGTTTTCAAAACtgtgaaaatatacataaaatatgtgACTATTTTGTTATCTTAATTATACCTCAGTAAATTTCAAGgatagaaggaaaaaagcaaggtAATTCTATCATGAGCTGTTTTGCTACATCTCAAGCCTTTACAAAGGTTTATTATAGAAGTGAGATAAAGTTCCTGATTGTAGATTCCTGTGTGAGAAAATTACCTATGCTaaggaaatgctttttaaaatatttattgataattGCTCTCAAacttcacagaaaagaaaatgggtaTAAAAGAAGTATAAAATGTGATATGGGACATGGAAATTCcttgttttttgtggtttttttttgaactttttctGAAAGTAAAGAagtttacaattattttaaaataaaaattttaaatagtcaaTCGAAATAGAAGGAGATAAATCACATTGTAAATATCAGTGTTCGTTTTCCTCATTGTTATCTATTATGGCTCATGAATTCACTTTTCCCACTGTCTCTTAATCAAAGTGCAGAATCCTTATTTCATCTACTGAATGGACTTTTACTAAGTCACcaatggggaaaaaagaatagAGTGAAGGGAAGGCTCAGCATAAGAGTTTCATATGATACTAACTTCTCTTCTAAGAATGAGGAAAGTTCAATTTTCTACTATTATATATTCTGataaaaaatcattatttcaataatctaACCAAAAGGCATATATCCAAAATTTTGAGAAGAAGTGTGTCTAGGCATGCAGATGGAATGAAAGAATTAAGAATTGAGACTCAGTATGATATGAATTTAATGTTTCATAAACATTTCAAGAAAATTTAAAGACTCTTATTGCCATGTATATAATATCTATGACTGTAATCTTTAAATCAATCATTACAATTTCATTgccctattaattgaatttgacaatgtattagacttcatttttgaagaagttttgaatcacaggggggttcaactatggcaggggaggaacactgatgtggactgtcattgatgggggatgcatgggtgggcaggagttctccagagcatgcatATAGTTTATAaagatatgttcggatgttcattgggtattgaagCAGGCAGAGTATCacatgacaactaagggagtgctgagttcccattgcAGGAAACTCTGTTGCAATCtccaatcccccaagtacaagggaaAAGACCAGAGAaagatggtccagtgatgggtccttgatactgatgactatgcttatgagcctgtgtgctttaAATTTCAACTTGtgctagagctgcagggtgcctaagagttagctcctgagaacctccatgttgcttaaatgtggctactctctaagccaaactcagcatgtagatgcattatcttccccccagcttggAACATGACTCttagggatgaacctccctggtgccgagggattactgttgagcaccagctggtaatgcagctagaaaaagaccttgaataaaatggggaaaaggtaaagacaaatgagtttatatggctaagaaacttcaaaatgagtcgggaggtcatcagaggggccgtgcttatgcacatctcagcaggatctcagagatagccaaaataGGTACAACCCCAAatagtgatgctcctgagggctatggagatacccaggCCCTATGGTTATGACAGATGGTTCTGAAGTTCATTGCCTTGaaagggtcctactttggagtttgtgctcctgagtgggatggagttggaGTCATGCATGACCTctctactcatgcctcttctgtcacttttactgaacctgtagttggcactggggttggtgaatgcacaggagacttgaatctctgagctgtCTATGTGCCatctggaccctgagcctcagcagatttataATTcttactctccggtttgttggacttacccatgtcagctaacatggaggtgaggatggtcaaccaccacacaagggaaccaagatagtctatagctgcaagcagaagaatttcatccatcagccatgtgggatctaagcccctctcgatttGAAGTGAAGTGAATATTGCCATCCTAGGGTCCTTaggatggaagaaaaaatatggattagagtagacttactggtattctactatagaattattgggactctagcaatagaagaaattatatcattgatgtggagacagtggccttgggagttcctgaaggcagggagaaggaaaaagagatatgatattgggatgttttcagcatgtggagttgttctgaatgatattgcagggttagatgcaggacattatataccttccataactcactgaatggactgagtgTAAGatacagcataaactataatccatgctatgcagcaatgcttcaaaatgtacacAAAATGAGAGAGTATAATatacagcataaactataatccatgctatgtagcaatgctccaaaatgtacacatcaaatgcaataaatgtaccacactaatgaaggaagttgtcgatgtggaaggagtggggaatgtggggagtggggtatatgggaacctcttatatatttttttgtaacattttgtatgatttatgtatcttaaaaaataaaaaattgtaataaaaaaatttcagaaaccaTTTGGGGAACATACATGAGCAAAATTTAGTTCAATTACTTCTCTTGCATTAGCAGGCCAAAATAATTATAATCTGGTCTGGATAAAAGTACAAAAAGTTACAGaaagtattatttaaattttaaattgctgaaatttattattttgattttaaagtATTCTTAATGGTGACTTTCAAGGGTTTCAttaaatttcaggaaaaaaagacTTCGTCATCCTACTTCAAATTTACTGGGTATTTATATGTAGATGATTGCTTTCACCAGGTGTGGAAAAATAATGTATGTCCTTATATATGCCCATAAGGGCATGAAACAAATGTGTGAAATGCTTTCCAAAGCATTGTATCATAGTAAGACTAATTATgggaaaacagaaaatcaaacCTGCACAAATGTGGGAAACAGATCTGCAAAGACTTGAGGTTCTCCTCCCAAGACTCAATTCCAGCACTGTAcacaggaagaaaatataggaaatgagAATAAGGACAACATTCAACAACAAGGTACAAATCACCAGAGCCAGGGTATTGAAAGCTGTTGAATCAAATGCCAGAGCAGAACAGCTAGAATAGGTCCTGGTGCAAGGAGAAAG
Coding sequences:
- the LOC131280314 gene encoding olfactory receptor 52A5-like — protein: MFKLNGTVFMPSLLTLIGIPGLESVQFWIGIPFCTVYIFALFGNSLLLVIIKSERSLHEPMYLFLAMLGATDIALSTCIVPKMLGIFWFHLAEIYFEACLLQMWFIHTFQGIESGILLAMALDRYVAICDPLRHATIFTHQLLTQIGVGVTLRAALLATPCIILIKCRVKFYWTTVVFHSYCEHMAVVKLAADDVRINKIFGLFVAFSILGFDIIFIILSYIQIFIAVFNLPQKEARLKAFNTCIAHICVFLEFYLLAFFSFFTHRFGFQIPSYIHILLSILYLLLPPFLNPLVYGVKTKQIRDRVSKVFH